Sequence from the Maribellus comscasis genome:
CCACGGGCATTTTTCCCGCAGTTCGTCCATAATATCCAGCAATTCTTTAAAAGCTTCTATCTTTTTTTCCATTACTTACAGTTAATTTCCTTCGAAATTAATGATTCCACAAAAAAATAATGAAAAAGCAAAAACAAAATCACCTACACTTAATTTAATTTTATATTTGTAATAAACTTAAAAATTCTTCAGTTATGATTTTAGGTGTTTCTGAATGGCTAAGCGAAAAATTAGGATGGAAAGTAACTACTATACGTATTGCATTTGTAGTAGGAGTTTTAATTTTTGGCGCAGGATTAGGTTTGTATTTAATATTATGGATAGTGAAAATGTTTTCTAAATAATTATTCTTAAAACCATAAAAAAGCAAACTGACAACAAATAAGTTACAGAAGAAACAAGTCTTTTGAATTTTCCATATTCTCTTAATTTCTTTAAAAACCCGCGTTTTTTATTGAACCTTTTCAAATTTGCGTGTACAACTGTTTAAATGCAAAAACAGCAACACTAAATATGGAAATATTTAACAGGAAAAAGGCGATCTTTTTAATTCTCATTTTAGTAATATTATTTGCCGGTTATCTTTTAATGGCAGGCCCCAAACCCGATCCGGCAAATCTTTCGCATGAAATATACAGCTTCAGAAGGATTACTCTGGCGCCGGTAATCATTCTGCTGTCGTACGGAGGAATTATTTTCATAATTTTAAAACGGAAATGATTTTTATAAAACGAAACACAGGCGATTTTACTGACGAGGCGCTGATGAGATTTATTGGCGCTGGTGATCGTGCAGCTTTCGACGAACTTTATAATCGTTACCATAATCGTTTATTCTATTATTTCTATCGAATGTTGGGTAACTGTGAAGAAACGACAAACGATTTTTTACAGGATATTTTTCTTAAAATAATTGATAAACCTCAACTTTTCAATCCGGATTATTCGTTTAAAAAATGGATTTTTTCGGTGGCGCACAACATGTGTAAAAATGAATACCGAAAACGCGAAAACCGCAAAACAATATTACAGGACATTATTCCTGAAAACATAAAAGATGAAATAAATCCCGATAAGGAAGATAAAAGTCGTTGGATTGAGATTGCATTTCGCGAGATGGAAGGGCTTTCCGAAAAATCAAGAGAAATACTTGTGTTGAAATACCGCGAAAACTTTAGTCTGGATGAAATATCAGAAATCCTTTCTCTTCCGAAAGGAACAGTAAAATCGAGGCTTTTTTATGCGCGAAATGAATTGGCCAAACTTGTGAAACAAATCCAAAACATGGAGGATTAAAAAATGAAAAACGAATTGACAGATAATTATTTAAGCAAAGCATTTCAAAACGACAAATTGGACTGCAACCCCGATCCGGCGGTTAAATCACGG
This genomic interval carries:
- a CDS encoding PspC domain-containing protein, translated to MILGVSEWLSEKLGWKVTTIRIAFVVGVLIFGAGLGLYLILWIVKMFSK
- a CDS encoding DUF3098 domain-containing protein, with the protein product MEIFNRKKAIFLILILVILFAGYLLMAGPKPDPANLSHEIYSFRRITLAPVIILLSYGGIIFIILKRK
- a CDS encoding RNA polymerase sigma factor, with protein sequence MIFIKRNTGDFTDEALMRFIGAGDRAAFDELYNRYHNRLFYYFYRMLGNCEETTNDFLQDIFLKIIDKPQLFNPDYSFKKWIFSVAHNMCKNEYRKRENRKTILQDIIPENIKDEINPDKEDKSRWIEIAFREMEGLSEKSREILVLKYRENFSLDEISEILSLPKGTVKSRLFYARNELAKLVKQIQNMED